The DNA region GAAAACGCCCGCAATTTCTCACAGTGCGACTCGCTACTGCTTGGCGATAAGTGCGGAGCACATACTTTCCCCTACCTTGAGGTAGATAATCCAACGGCTGTGGTGGAACATGAGGCCACAACCTCAAAGATAGGCGAAGATCAAATATTCTACTGCAACCAGCGCGGATTGTCAACCGAGGATGCTGTTGGGCTGATAATTAATGGCTACGCCAAGGAAGTTATCAACAAGCTACCCATGGAGTTTGCCGTTGAAGCACAAAAACTGCTGCAGATAAGCTTGGAGGGGAGTGTAGGGTAGGATGGTTATATGAGAGGAAGTTTAAGGAAGTTAAAGGAAGTTAGAGGGAATTGATGGAGTTAGAGGAATTAATGATTAATACATCATGGATTCAAGTTATAAATCGAGCGTATTTACTGACCTTATAGTGTGGCAAAAAGCCCATAAACTTACGCTTTTGGTTTATTCCATTACCCAAAAGTTTCCTCACGAGGAGATTTATTCATTAACATCCCAGTTTAGACGATCTGTAATTTCAATTCCAGCAAATATTGCTGAAGGATATAAAAGAAAAGGTAGATTGGATAAGCTTAAATTTCTAAATTACGCTCAAGGTAGTTTAGAAGAAACCCGATATTACACTATTT from Tenuifilum sp. 4138str includes:
- a CDS encoding four helix bundle protein, coding for MDSSYKSSVFTDLIVWQKAHKLTLLVYSITQKFPHEEIYSLTSQFRRSVISIPANIAEGYKRKGRLDKLKFLNYAQGSLEETRYYTILSKDLGYIDLSTFELLNESINEVSFLLNSYCSTIAKNDDKSSTTSSNFL